TTTTTTATTATATCTAAAAGGACCGAGACATTATGCGTTAACGGGAATTCTAAGCCCGAAGCCGCAATGACCGCCTTTAACGCCTTCTCGATCGCCGGTTGAGCATGGAAACCGAAGACGAGGTCATACTCGTCGCGCTCCGACCCGAGCTTTAAAAGGACGCCGTAATCGGCGCGGGCTTTCCGCATCAACGTTTCAATTAGTTTACGTCGGCCGCTGCGCGGCATATAACGTCACGCCCTCCTCGACGGCCCGGTTGACCAGCGCCCCCCGCACACCGCGGTTTTTCCTTAAATCGTTTTCGGTGGCTACCACGACATCGGCCGGGACGTGGATATCCGCGAGCGCCTCATAGATTTTAGCCGCCAACGCCCGTCGTGACCTTACGCTTTCAACTACGACCAGCAGGTCGACGTCGCTTCTCGCGTCGGCGTCGTTTCGGGCCTGCGAGCCGAACAGTATTACGCGGCTAGGGCTTGCCGCTTTGACGACCCGCTCGATAACCTCCTTAAGGAACTGCGGCGGTTTTCTTTTTCTTATAGTTACCATTCGCTTCACCGTCGGCGCCATAACGGAATCCCGCCGGCGCGTCGGTTATTTTTTCTTTTTAAGCTGTAAAATGTTACGGCTTATGACGATTTTTT
This genomic interval from bacterium contains the following:
- a CDS encoding HEPN domain-containing protein → MPRSGRRKLIETLMRKARADYGVLLKLGSERDEYDLVFGFHAQPAIEKALKAVIAASGLEFPLTHNVSVLLDIIKKAKVENKPTVSEPGLLTVFAVEYRYEDYDEPPPDIDRAKLTAEVERVVKWAEETVKIEAPKRR
- a CDS encoding nucleotidyltransferase domain-containing protein; amino-acid sequence: MVTIRKRKPPQFLKEVIERVVKAASPSRVILFGSQARNDADARSDVDLLVVVESVRSRRALAAKIYEALADIHVPADVVVATENDLRKNRGVRGALVNRAVEEGVTLYAAQRPT